CGCCTGTTGTCCTACCGGCTGAGGCTGACCCTGTACCGCACGCCCGGCACCCGGCTGACGCCCACGGTGTGGCGCCTCGGCGCGATGGCCTCGGACGTCCCCGACCGCTTCACGGTGCCGGCGTCCGCCCCCGGACTCGTCCGGGAGCTGCCGGTGCCGCGCTACTCCCAGAACGTGCACGTGGGGCAGTACCCCGAGTACGACAACGGCGGCGAGGCGTGGTGCAGTCCGACCTCGTCGCAGATGATCATCGAGTACTGGGGACGCAAGCCCTCTGCGGAGGACCTCTCCTGGGTCAAGCCGGAGCTGGCGGACCCGCAGGTGTGCCACGCGGCGCGCTTCACGTACGACAACCAGTACGAGGGCTGCGGGAACTGGCCGTTCAACGCCGCCTACGCGGCGACGTATGACGACATGAACGCCGTGGTGACCCGGCTCGGCTCGCTGGAGGACCTGGAGACCCTGGTCCGGGCCGGCATCCCGGTCATAACGTCGCAGTCGTTCCTCAAGACGGAACTGACCGGTGCGGGCTACGGGACCTCCGGCCACCTGATGACGGTGATCGGCTTCACCGAGGACGGCGATGTGATCGCCAACGACCCGGCGTCGCCGAGCGACGAGGCGGTCCGGCGTGTCTACCTGCGGCACGAGTGGGAGACGATCTGGCTCCGCACGAAGCGCTATGACGCGAACGGTCAGGTCAGGAGCGGTACGGGCGGGGTCTGTTATGTCTACTGGCCTGTTGACCCGGCACCGAGTCAGCGCCGGGCTCTGAAGTCGCTCGGCCTGCTGTGAGCAGGAGCTGCGGCACGGCCGTCCCCACCACCTGACGGCGGCGTTCCCGGCCGTCCTGTGTGACGTGGCCGGAGCGGACCACCGTGACCTTGATCGAGCGATGCCCGAGCCGGCGAGACACTTCGTGGCCGGACACACCGCTCGTCAAGGTCACGGTGGTCCACTTGTGTCGCAGGGCGCCGCCGTGAACGTCTTCCGGGGTGGCATACATTCCTTCTCGCTTGCCGTTCTTCGCCTTGATGGCGAAAGCGGCCATGTGACGCTCGACGGGCCGCGCCCGGCCCAGCCGGTCAGCGGGTCGGCGTGGGATGCGGACAGCGTGGGAGCGCCGGGCGCCCCTTGGTCCGGACGGCGGGCAGCCAGGCCATGGCCCGTACACCCGCCCGCGGAAGGCGAACACGGAACCAGAGAGCGGACTGCAGGTCCTCCTCGTCCGTGATGGGCTCACCATCGGGCAACTGGCAGTAGGCATCGAGGACATCACCGTGCCAGACCCGCGTCGGGACGACGTTCTCGGCGGTGTACGACCGCAGCGGATCGATCGCCAGGCCGAGACTGCACTGCGGATCCCGGTCCGTACGGTTCTGGCAGCCACGTTGGGCGTTGAAAACCCTTATCTGGAGCGGGGGTTGGCCGGCTCCGCCCGGCGACCCGGATCCCTCCCGTCCGGCGGACGACCAGATCGCCGCGCCCACCGCTCCGAACACCGTGACGACCAGGACCGCGGCGCGGATCCAGCGCCGCAGGCGGGACGAGCCGCTCCCGGAAGCACGGCCCGGCCTGCCGGACTGCTGGGCCGAGATCCGAGCCAGCAGGCTGTCGGCCGTATGGGCGGCGCGCGCGGCGTGGGTGGGGGCGAGGCAGTCGGCGGCCAGGGCGCGCCAGAACTCCGGAACCGCGTTGTCCATCCGTAACGGCGCGCGCCCCTCGGCGTACTCCTGCACGGCGGCACCCCGCGCCAGCGGTGTCGCGCCGGGGAACGGCGAGGAACCGGACGCGAACACCTCGTGGATCAGGATGCCGAGGGCCCAGACATCGGCACTCGGCCGGATCTGCACCCCCAGGTCCCCCAGCGGGGCCTTCCACCGCTCGGGCGGGAGATAGTCGGGGGTGCCCATCGGCGGTGCGTGACCGTGCGTCCCCGTCAGTTCGGTGGCGAGCCCGAAGTCCGCGAGTTTCACCGAACCGTCCTCGCCGATGAGGACGTTCTCGGGCTTGAGGTCGGCGTGTACCCAGCCGGCCCGATGCAGATGGGCCAGCCCCTCGCAGATGCCCGCGATCAGCCGGCCGCCTTCGGCTTCCGTCACCAGGGCGTCGAGGAGGTCCCGCAGCGTGCACCGGCCACGTTCCATGACCAGGACGATCGCGCCGTCCAGGGACGGGTGCTCCGGTGCGGCGAGGACGACATGGTCCAGCAGCCGGACGAGCCGAGGATGCTCTGCCCGGCGGCCGATCTCGACCTCGCGCCTGGCGGCTTCGGCCACTTGGCGGGCCTGGCGGGGCGCGAGTCCGGCGGTCGGCATGATCTTGAGCGCGACCTCACCCCGTCCCCGGGGCCGGTCCACCGCCGCCCGGCCCGTCGTGGCCACTGCCTCGTCCTCGGCCTGGCCGGCGCCGTCCGGGCTGTGCGGGCCGTCCGGGTGATCATGGGAGGGCCGTCCGGCGTACACGGTCGCCCAGCCACCGGCCCCGATCGGCTCGGTGACCACCCAGTCGCCGATCCGGTAGCCCCGGGGCAAGTGGTCCGTCCGGTCGCTTCCCCATGACGCGGCTCGGCTCGGCACCACCGTCACGCCCTCCACTGTCCCGGCGCGGCGGGTTCGGCCCGAGGGGGTAACAGCGCCAGATGCTCCTCCCGGACTATGCCGAACCGCAAGGCGAGTCCGACGACGGCTTCGCGCTTGCCGTTCCGGCGGTCCCCTCGGCGAACCTCGGCCTCCGTGGGGGAGTCGATCCTCAGCTTCTCCTCGGCGAGGTAGTCGATGTGCGAACTGACGGCACGCGAAGTCAACTTGACGCAGGCCGCGTGGCCCCTGAGCCGCTCGACGACCTGGGGGGTGGTCGGTATCGCGACCGGCGACTCGTCACGCAGCCAGGGTTCGCAGAGCGCGACCAGCACCAGGAAGTACGTGGCTGTCTCGTCCAGGGAGTACGCCGTGACCGTGAGGCTCTCGCCTGAGTCGCCGGCGCCCTCCGGGTCCAGGTAGACGTGGGCGGGCGCGAACACCTGGAAAGAGACCGTGGTGTCGTGGCGCGTGGGCAGCACCACCCGGGAGAACTCGAACGGGATGGGTGCTCCTACGCGGCGTGGCGGCACCCGCAGGTACTCGCCCGCCCCTTCGGGATTCTCCACCAGATAGCTGTGGGTCGAGCTGTGGTTGGTCAGCTGCCAGTGGTCATCGGTCACCCGGATCTCACCCGCGAGGCGGGAAATGGCCGCATCGGCGAGACGCAGCTCGACCGGCGTCCTCGAGGAGCCGCGGCCGAAACGCGCGCCTTCCCCCGGGCCGAGCCTGAAGGTCACCGCGTCGCCGTACGGCTCCCCGTCGACGACACCGCCGCTCCCCCGCGGCAGATGAACGACAATGCCGCTCACCACTCCCCCTGTCACACGCGTGATCAGTTGCCCTGCACAACGAACGCTACCGCGTGTGTGCGGGAATTCACCGTCTAGCACTGGCCACTTCTGCGACCGGCCGCCCGGTCGGCAAGAGCCCGGATCGTGGCGAAAGGGCTCGTTCGGTACGCGGCACAGGGGGTGGAACCCGATGAGACCGTCGAGGCCGTCCTTGTTCTCCTCCACCGGTTCCGGCACGGCGACGGCGGCGAAGGTCCCGGAGTGCCGGTCCCGGTCGCGCGGGACGCGGGACGCGGGCGGCGCCGGCCGGTGACGGCGTGAGCGAGCGGGTCCTCAGTGGGCCGGTGCCGTCGGGGCCGGCACGGGCGTGGCCGTCCGGAGTCCGGCAGTACCCGCGCCGACAGCCTGTCAGTAGCCGGGACTGCCCGAACGGGCGGGTGTGACCGGGTGATCGCCGAACGCCGTCCACGGGCGCCAGCCCCCACTGGGCTGTGTCTGCACACGGGTGCGTACCTGGCCGTCGGTGGTGACGGCGAAGAGGTGGATCCGGCCGGTGGCGTCGGCAGCGGCGGTCGGTGCGGCGGCGAGGCGGACTCCGGGCTCGCCGAAGCTCTCCTCGGTACTCCAGCTGCCGCCGGGCGCGACCTGCCACCGATGGCTGAGGCGCTCGCCGCCGGGGGAGAGCGCGAAG
This genomic interval from Streptomyces sp. NBC_00464 contains the following:
- a CDS encoding serine/threonine-protein kinase — encoded protein: MTVVPSRAASWGSDRTDHLPRGYRIGDWVVTEPIGAGGWATVYAGRPSHDHPDGPHSPDGAGQAEDEAVATTGRAAVDRPRGRGEVALKIMPTAGLAPRQARQVAEAARREVEIGRRAEHPRLVRLLDHVVLAAPEHPSLDGAIVLVMERGRCTLRDLLDALVTEAEGGRLIAGICEGLAHLHRAGWVHADLKPENVLIGEDGSVKLADFGLATELTGTHGHAPPMGTPDYLPPERWKAPLGDLGVQIRPSADVWALGILIHEVFASGSSPFPGATPLARGAAVQEYAEGRAPLRMDNAVPEFWRALAADCLAPTHAARAAHTADSLLARISAQQSGRPGRASGSGSSRLRRWIRAAVLVVTVFGAVGAAIWSSAGREGSGSPGGAGQPPLQIRVFNAQRGCQNRTDRDPQCSLGLAIDPLRSYTAENVVPTRVWHGDVLDAYCQLPDGEPITDEEDLQSALWFRVRLPRAGVRAMAWLPAVRTKGRPALPRCPHPTPTR
- a CDS encoding peptidase C39 family protein; its protein translation is MPSPTSRRTVLTAAIAAAAGAGAVSSAATASAAAPPRTRPDAPSAAASLVDNRFWTTYTDWRCGSGAGTRAVAGRRAGLVIGHPLGRTDYTDPHTGTTAAWDYATWTSPVHRSAVPATEVIASWNADTPAGTWIQIELRGGYSDGTETPWYVMGRWAAGDGDIRRTSVDDQSDGKSSIWTDTFSVDDAASGLRLLSYRLRLTLYRTPGTRLTPTVWRLGAMASDVPDRFTVPASAPGLVRELPVPRYSQNVHVGQYPEYDNGGEAWCSPTSSQMIIEYWGRKPSAEDLSWVKPELADPQVCHAARFTYDNQYEGCGNWPFNAAYAATYDDMNAVVTRLGSLEDLETLVRAGIPVITSQSFLKTELTGAGYGTSGHLMTVIGFTEDGDVIANDPASPSDEAVRRVYLRHEWETIWLRTKRYDANGQVRSGTGGVCYVYWPVDPAPSQRRALKSLGLL
- a CDS encoding serine/threonine protein kinase, translating into MSGIVVHLPRGSGGVVDGEPYGDAVTFRLGPGEGARFGRGSSRTPVELRLADAAISRLAGEIRVTDDHWQLTNHSSTHSYLVENPEGAGEYLRVPPRRVGAPIPFEFSRVVLPTRHDTTVSFQVFAPAHVYLDPEGAGDSGESLTVTAYSLDETATYFLVLVALCEPWLRDESPVAIPTTPQVVERLRGHAACVKLTSRAVSSHIDYLAEEKLRIDSPTEAEVRRGDRRNGKREAVVGLALRFGIVREEHLALLPPRAEPAAPGQWRA